Within Streptomyces sp. NBC_00704, the genomic segment CGGCGCGGGCGCCAAGCTGATCGACGTCTACCGGGCGCTCGCCGCCAAGGGCGTCACGATCCCGGCGGGCTCCTGCCCGACGGTCGGCGTCTCCGGCCTGGTGCTGGGCGGCGGCCACGGAGTCGTCTCCCGCGCCTACGGCCTGACCTGCGACAGTCTCACCCGGGCGACGATCGTCACCGCCGACGGCAAGCAGCTCACCGCCGACGCGACGACGAACAAGGACCTCTTCTGGGCCCTGCGCGGAGCCGGCAACGGCAACTTCGGCGTCGTCACGGAACTGCAGTTCCGTACGCACGCGGCGCCCCAGGCCGTGACGGGCTACCTCACCTGGCCCTGGTCGAGGGCGGCCGCGGTGGTGAAGGCCTGGCAGGAGTGGGGGCCGTCCCAGCCCGACGAGATCTGGTCCTCCCTGCACGTGGCGAACGCGCCGGGCGGCACGCCGACCGTCTCCGTCGCCGCCTTCTGCATCGGCACCTACGGCCAGCTCCAGAACGCCGTCGACCGGCTCGCGGACCGGGTGGGCGCGCCCGCGTCGAGCGTCTCCCTGCGCCGCCGCACGTACGAGCAGGCGATGGAGGCCTACGCCGGCTGCTCGTCGTTCTCCTCCGACGCCCAGTGCCATCTGCCGGGCTCCACGCCGGGCCGCTCCGCGCAGGGGAAGCTGGTGCGCGAGACGTACGCGGCCCGCTCCGACTTCTTCGACGTGTCGCTGTCGGCCGCGGGCATCCAGGCCCTGCTGAAGCAGATCAGGTCGGTACAGGGCGGCTCCGGCAGCATCGCCCTGACCGCGCTGGGCGGCGCGGTCAACCGGGTCTCCCCCACGGCCACGGCGTTCGTCCACCGCCGCTCGCGCATGCTGGCGCAGTACATCGCGTCCTGGCGGGCGGGCACGACCGGGGCGGCGGCGCAGTCCTGGCTGAACACGGCGCACAAGGCGATGGCCCCGTACGCGTCGGGCGCCGCCTACCAGAACTACGCGGACCCGACGCTGACGAACTGGCGCAAGGCCTACTACGGCGCGGCGCTCCCGCGCCTGACGCAGCTGAAGAAGCAGTACGACCCCAACGGCTTCTTCACCTACCCCCAGGCCCTCTGAGCACAGGCCCTCTGAGCACAGGCCCACGGAGGACCCGGAGGACCCGGAGACCCCTAGGACCCGGAGGCCCGGGGGAACCCGTAGGACCCGGAGAACCCGTAGGACCCGTAGGACCCGGAGAGTCCGGAGAACCCGTAGGCATAGGACCCGTAGGACCCGGACGGGGTCCTAGGCGGCGAGGTCGCGTTCCTCGGCGGCGAGTCGGGGGCTGGCGCCGGTCGGCAGACCGTCCCGCTCCCCGGTCCGGGCGGCGCGGCCGCGCACGAGCCACCCGGCGCGCGGCGACCGGTCGACGGCCTTCAGCACGGGGGTGAGCAGCATGGAGGCGACGGGCGACAGGAGCAGCGTCACCGCGGTCCCGAGCGCGAACCCGCCCACGACGTCGGTCGGGTAGTGCACGCCCATGTACACCCGGCAGAACCCCTCCAGCAGGGCGACCCCTATCCCGAC encodes:
- a CDS encoding FAD-binding oxidoreductase, whose protein sequence is MERRRFIVGGTAAVAAAATACKATGGSASASTPATGRTGSAGGAGAALTTTSVAAPATWTALARDLDGTLVRPGEASWAAARQLYNTRFDGLKPAAVAYVAHADDIRTVMAYARAHRTKVAIRNGGHSYGGWSSGDGRLIIDVSRLNRVRASGGTAVVGAGAKLIDVYRALAAKGVTIPAGSCPTVGVSGLVLGGGHGVVSRAYGLTCDSLTRATIVTADGKQLTADATTNKDLFWALRGAGNGNFGVVTELQFRTHAAPQAVTGYLTWPWSRAAAVVKAWQEWGPSQPDEIWSSLHVANAPGGTPTVSVAAFCIGTYGQLQNAVDRLADRVGAPASSVSLRRRTYEQAMEAYAGCSSFSSDAQCHLPGSTPGRSAQGKLVRETYAARSDFFDVSLSAAGIQALLKQIRSVQGGSGSIALTALGGAVNRVSPTATAFVHRRSRMLAQYIASWRAGTTGAAAQSWLNTAHKAMAPYASGAAYQNYADPTLTNWRKAYYGAALPRLTQLKKQYDPNGFFTYPQAL